The Halomonas sp. THAF5a genome segment GTCGCCGAGACGGCCTTCGATGCCGCCAATATCGATCGGCTCAGGGCAACCGACTACACGGTGAGAGTCACCAATACGCCGGTGACGGGAGCTGCCGATTTCGAGGTGATCCGCAAGGACAGCGGCGAGGCCCTGGGCAGTGCCGATATCGGCTTCGATGCTACCTCCGGCGAACTGAGCTTCGGCGGCGTGACCCTTACCTTCGACGATACCGCAGTGATGGCGCAGAACGACCGCTTCGAGGTCCAGCCGGTGCGGCGCGCGGCCGGCAACCTGGAGAGCGCCATCGCCGACCTGGACAAGATCGCTGCCGGGGGCCCTGACGGTGGCAGCGGCAATAATGAAAATGCCCTGGCCCTGCAGGACCTGCAGGACGATAGCATCGTGAGCGGCTCGGCCAGCCTGAGCGGTGCCTACGGCGCCATGGTCAGCGACGTCGGCAACCGCACCAATATCGTGCAGGTCAATCTCGATGCCCAGCAGGGCCTGACCGACCAGCTCAAGGCCGTGCAGCAGTCGGAGTCTGGCGTGAACCTGGACGAGGAGGCGGCCAACCTGATCCGCTACCAGCAGTTCTACCAGGCCAATGCCAAGGTCATCGAGACGGGGACGACGGTGATCGACACCATCCTCGGTCTGCGCAACTGATTGTCGGAGAGCCCTAGATGCGTATCAGCAGCGTCACCATGTTCGAGCAGAGCGTCTCGTCCATGAATCGCCAGCAGAGCGATTTTCTCAAGGTCAGCCAGCAGATCGCCAGCGGCCGCCGCGTGGTCAACCCCTCCGACGATCCTCAGGCCGCATCACGAGCCGTGGGCGTCGACCAGGCCCGGGCTGTCACCCAGCAGCATGCGGATTCCCGGGTCAGTGCGCGCAACGCCCTCGCCCAGACCGAGAGCGTGCTCAACAGCGTCAGCGACGCCGTCACCAGCGCCAAGACGCTGCTGGTGCAGGCCTCGAGCGAGACCCTGAGCGATGCCGATCGGCAGTCGGTGGCCTCGGAGCTGCGCGGCGTCTACGAGACGCTGATCGGCCAGGCCAACGCCACCGACGGAAACGGTCGCCACCTGTTCGGCGGCTATAACGACAGTACCGAACCCTTCGTCAAGCAGGGCGGCAAGATCGCGTACGTGGGCGACGACAACGCCCGCGAGCAGCGTATCGACGCCTCGCGGCTGATGAAGGTCAGCGACAACGGCGAGGCCATCTTCCAGAGCGTGCCCAGCGGCGCCGGCCACGTGGCCACCGCGGAACCTGGCAACACCGGCAGCGTCACCTTCAAGGGGCCGCAGATCGTCGATCAGGAAAGCGTGAAGCCCAACCAGGCCTACACCATCACCTTTTCTGGCGATGCCGCCTCTGGGTACGCGTACGAGGTGCAGGACGGTAGCGGCAATCCTCTCACCCCCGCCATCGCCGGGGGCTACGACCCCGAGAGCGACGAGCCGGTGCGCATCGAGTTTGAGGGCCTCGCTCTGGAGCTCGAGGGTGAGCCGTCAGCGGGCGACAGCATCGCGGTCAACCCCGCGGATCAGGGCAACACCAGCCTCTTCGCGACGATCGAGAATGCCCTTGACGTGCTCGAGAATCCGACCGATAACGCCGCCGACCAGGCCGCCCTGCGCAACACCCTGAGCACCTCGATGCGCGAGCTGGACAACAGCCTGGACAACGTCCTGACCACCCGCGCCTCGGTCGGCGCGCGCCTCAACGA includes the following:
- the flgL gene encoding flagellar hook-associated protein FlgL; protein product: MRISSVTMFEQSVSSMNRQQSDFLKVSQQIASGRRVVNPSDDPQAASRAVGVDQARAVTQQHADSRVSARNALAQTESVLNSVSDAVTSAKTLLVQASSETLSDADRQSVASELRGVYETLIGQANATDGNGRHLFGGYNDSTEPFVKQGGKIAYVGDDNAREQRIDASRLMKVSDNGEAIFQSVPSGAGHVATAEPGNTGSVTFKGPQIVDQESVKPNQAYTITFSGDAASGYAYEVQDGSGNPLTPAIAGGYDPESDEPVRIEFEGLALELEGEPSAGDSIAVNPADQGNTSLFATIENALDVLENPTDNAADQAALRNTLSTSMRELDNSLDNVLTTRASVGARLNELDVVDSVGGNRMLNYEQTLSDLVDLDYAEAIGEYSLRQVGLQASQKAFADMKGMSLFQFL